A window of the Pseudomonadota bacterium genome harbors these coding sequences:
- the mraY gene encoding phospho-N-acetylmuramoyl-pentapeptide-transferase has protein sequence MLYYFLYPLHTHFIGFNVFRYITFRCAGAVLTAFLLVIIMSPKFIELLRRYQIGQVIREDGMQTHFGKSGVPTMGGVLILIAIFLSTALWVDLTNYYVWLIMGLTLWFGIIGGYDDYMKIRKQNSKGLRGKMKFLNLLLGATIAGVFLFYHAGFDGHLSFPFFKNFYPDLGWFYIPFAVLVVVGASNAVNLTDGLDGLAAGPTVISSSVYLVFSYLAGHAVLSSYLQIPFVNGAGEVAVFCGALMGASLGFLWFNAFPAQVFMGDVGSLSLGGALGLVAIIIKQEILLAIVGGVFVMEALSVILQVGFFKVSGGKRIFLMAPFHHHFEKKGWEEPKVVVRFWIISIVLGLAALASLKLR, from the coding sequence ATGCTGTATTATTTTCTCTATCCTCTGCATACGCACTTCATCGGCTTTAATGTTTTCCGATATATTACTTTCCGTTGTGCCGGCGCGGTGTTGACCGCGTTTCTCCTGGTCATAATCATGAGCCCGAAATTTATCGAACTTCTCAGGCGATATCAGATCGGTCAGGTTATCCGGGAAGATGGGATGCAAACCCATTTTGGTAAAAGCGGGGTTCCGACCATGGGCGGCGTCCTGATCCTGATTGCCATTTTTCTCTCTACCGCCCTTTGGGTTGATCTGACAAATTATTATGTGTGGCTGATCATGGGGTTGACCTTATGGTTCGGAATTATCGGCGGCTATGATGATTACATGAAGATCCGCAAACAAAACAGCAAAGGTCTGCGGGGCAAGATGAAATTTCTGAATCTCCTTCTCGGCGCGACTATTGCCGGGGTCTTCCTGTTTTATCATGCAGGATTTGATGGGCATTTGAGCTTTCCGTTTTTTAAGAATTTCTATCCGGACCTGGGTTGGTTCTACATACCTTTTGCCGTGCTGGTGGTTGTCGGAGCCTCCAATGCGGTGAATCTGACGGACGGACTTGACGGGCTTGCCGCGGGCCCCACGGTAATTTCAAGCAGTGTTTATCTGGTTTTTTCCTATCTGGCCGGACATGCCGTCCTGTCATCGTATCTGCAGATTCCATTTGTCAACGGCGCCGGCGAAGTGGCGGTTTTCTGCGGCGCACTCATGGGGGCGAGCTTGGGCTTTCTCTGGTTCAACGCCTTTCCCGCGCAGGTTTTCATGGGTGATGTGGGTTCGCTTTCCCTGGGGGGGGCACTGGGTCTTGTTGCAATAATCATCAAACAGGAAATTCTTCTGGCCATTGTCGGCGGTGTTTTTGTGATGGAAGCTTTATCGGTGATTTTGCAGGTGGGTTTTTTCAAGGTGAGCGGCGGCAAAAGGATATTTCTCATGGCGCCTTTTCATCACCATTTTGAAAAGAAAGGCTGGGAAGAACCCAAGGTTGTGGTTCGATTCTGGATAATATCAATCGTCCTCGGGCTTGCAGCATTGGCATCCCTGAAGCTTCGATGA